From Nitrospirota bacterium, one genomic window encodes:
- a CDS encoding thiamine pyrophosphate-binding protein: MIESDAFVQALQDIGVDFFTGVPDSILGGIIAELMERRLYTPAVREDEAVAMAAGAYMAGKIPAVLMQNSGLGTSLNTLISLNYIYQQPCILIVSWRGQGGKDAPEHLVMGEVMEPFLDTMKIPHRTLTEKTAVEDLRWLAETFMKQRIPVALLITKGVVKGLHP, translated from the coding sequence ATGATTGAAAGCGATGCGTTTGTCCAAGCACTCCAAGATATCGGGGTGGATTTCTTTACGGGGGTTCCCGATTCCATCCTGGGCGGCATTATTGCCGAGTTGATGGAGCGGCGCCTCTATACCCCGGCCGTGAGGGAGGACGAAGCGGTGGCGATGGCAGCCGGGGCCTATATGGCGGGCAAGATTCCCGCGGTGCTCATGCAGAACTCCGGGCTCGGGACCTCGCTGAATACGCTGATCTCTCTGAACTATATTTATCAGCAGCCCTGCATTCTGATTGTGTCCTGGCGGGGGCAAGGCGGGAAGGATGCGCCGGAGCATCTGGTCATGGGCGAGGTGATGGAGCCGTTCCTCGATACCATGAAGATCCCCCATCGCACCCTGACGGAAAAGACGGCAGTTGAGGATCTGAGATGGCTGGCGGAGACCTTCATGAAGCAGCGCATTCCCGTCGCGCTCTTGATAACCAAAGGGGTTGTGA